A segment of the Commensalibacter oyaizuii genome:
ATTAACCTCAGAATTACGCGATTTGGCCAGCGAGATTGCAGAGGCAAGAAAAGAACACCCTAATTATACCCTAGAGCATTCCGATCCAACATTAGTAAAAGTTTTTCCTATTTTACGACGTCTGCAAAGTGACAGCATCTTCATTGCTCGTGCTATGGACGAATATCATCAAAAACTGCCCAAAGAAACAGAAGAGGTCTTAAAGACAGCTTTGGACCAGATTTTTGGAGTTTTCATTAAACTATGTAATGAACAAGCAAATCATAAAGAGCCCTTTTTTTGTTCAAAAACAAGTATAGATTTTGAAGAAATGGTTGCGCCAATTTTAACTGAGGTAAAAAATAATTGTCCACCAACCATTCAGTTTACCATAGAAGCCATATGTCATGATTTGGTGCGTGGACATGATGTTTTTATGTCATCTAAACAACAACGAGCGTCGTCTTAACTAGACAGTGCCTTTTTTGAAACGTAGGACATCTTCCTCGCTTAATTGACGTGCTTCTTGTGCAATCATAATGGGTATACCTTCCTTAACAGGATAGGCCAGTGCAGCGTCACAGCTGATTAATTCATTGGCCTCGCGGT
Coding sequences within it:
- a CDS encoding Trm112 family protein; its protein translation is MTNSSAPIDQRLLSVLVCPVTKGPLIYDREANELISCDAALAYPVKEGIPIMIAQEARQLSEEDVLRFKKGTV